Proteins co-encoded in one Actinomadura luteofluorescens genomic window:
- a CDS encoding amidohydrolase family protein produces the protein MPAQIRTDDLTALDVHVHIEVDDDGHTSMGGELLEASAAYFKSHHRTPTADEIARTYRDRGMAAVVFTVDHQAATGHPPIANEFVAEAAARHPDVLIPFASLDPARGRAAVAEVSRLVGEYGVRGFKFHPSLQHFDPTDRAVFPLYEAIAAQGVPAVFHTGQTGIGAGLRGGGGIRLGLSNPMLLDEVAATFPDLTIVMAHPSFPWQDEALAVATHKENVWIDLSGWSPKYFPPNLVRYANSLLQDKVLFGSDFPVITPDRWLADFERLDIKPEVQPKILKRNACRLLGLAG, from the coding sequence ATGCCCGCACAGATCCGCACCGACGACCTCACCGCCCTCGACGTCCACGTCCACATCGAGGTGGACGACGACGGCCACACCTCGATGGGCGGCGAACTGCTCGAGGCCTCGGCCGCGTACTTCAAGTCGCACCACCGCACCCCGACCGCGGACGAGATCGCCAGAACCTACCGGGACCGCGGGATGGCGGCGGTCGTCTTCACCGTGGACCACCAGGCGGCGACCGGCCACCCGCCGATCGCGAACGAGTTCGTCGCCGAGGCCGCCGCGCGGCATCCCGACGTCCTGATCCCCTTCGCCAGCCTCGACCCCGCGCGGGGCCGCGCCGCCGTCGCCGAGGTGTCCCGGCTCGTCGGCGAGTACGGTGTCCGCGGTTTCAAGTTCCACCCCAGCCTGCAGCACTTCGACCCGACCGACCGGGCCGTCTTCCCCCTCTACGAGGCCATCGCCGCGCAGGGCGTCCCGGCCGTCTTCCACACCGGCCAGACCGGGATCGGCGCGGGGCTGCGCGGCGGCGGGGGGATACGGCTCGGCCTGTCGAACCCGATGCTCCTCGACGAGGTCGCGGCGACCTTCCCCGATCTCACGATCGTCATGGCCCACCCCTCCTTCCCCTGGCAGGACGAGGCGCTGGCGGTCGCCACCCACAAGGAGAACGTCTGGATCGACCTTTCCGGCTGGTCGCCGAAGTACTTCCCTCCCAACCTGGTGCGCTACGCCAACTCGCTTCTGCAGGACAAGGTCCTGTTCGGATCGGACTTCCCGGTCATCACACCCGACCGCTGGCTCGCCGACTTCGAGCGCCTCGACATCAAGCCGGAGGTCCAGCCCAAGATCCTCAAGCGGAACGCGTGCCGGCTGCTCGGCCTGGCCGGATGA